The Vigna unguiculata cultivar IT97K-499-35 chromosome 11, ASM411807v1, whole genome shotgun sequence genomic sequence GATGGTTTCGATAAGGGCATTCTCGTCATTTCCGATGCAATGGGCCTTGCCCTGGACCACAACCTGGGGCGTGAAGATGGTGTCAAGCCCAAGGGCCTCAACATAGGCCTTCTGCCGAACGGTCCACTGGCTCGACCCAAAGGGGTCCTTCCATCCCACGTAGTCCCAATAGTCCACGTGGAAGATCAGCACCACCACCGGCACCTCCAGCTCGAAGTCCCCCCTCCCCAACCGCGACAGCACCAGCTCCGCCTCCGGCGACGTCGCACACCCCTGCGACGAGAACATCTCCACCACCACAGCCCCCTGGCCCCCGCCGCCGCGACTCGATTCCGAAGCGACGTCCGCCGTGCTTACGCGGCGCTCTGCGATGCCGTCGCGGCGGTTGGAGCCCTTGCTGGAGAAGCAGGACCAGAGATGGGGCGCCATCGCGTGGAAATTAGCGGTGGCGTGCCAAAGGAGGGGATTGGTTGAATAACGAGGGAAGTGTTTGCGGAGAAAAATGGAAGCaatgaaaagagaaagaacGATCGATCGAtcgaaagagagagagaaaaagaaagagagaatcAAGAGAGAAAGAGTGGCGTGGTGTTATTAAGGGATGTTAGAAGAGCAAGATGGAAATAGAAGGTGGAGAACGAAAGGTGGCGAAGAACATGGGTCACTAAGAATATTAAAATCAcggtaataaaattaaaagtattatgataataatacaaaaactattaaaccttattttttttttataaaaggtGTTTTTCATTAAGTTTTAGAAATAAGATCAATGTAATCATTTGAAAATTATCGATAATAGATTTTTTCCCAGATTAATtcgtttttaaaaaattactcaaATAAATCACCTCCAACTTGATGATTCCTTCTTTATCATCGTTGTTACCATATGATTCTCTTcccttatatatattttatttaaaacaagaaattaGATGCAATTTAATTTCCAAAAACAAATTGTGGATGTTTTAATATGTGTACaattggttaaatttttttaaagatgaatttattttaatatactataagaaatgaaatgttttgtttatgtttatttggGTATAATTGTATTCCTTTTGATCTATAAAATATCATAGAGATGAATTTGGCTTGCACACGAGTCTTGGTTAGTTGACTTTACCAACTGACGAAGGTTTCGTTGAGGACACGGTTGTGTCGGTGACATGCACGTTGGGTTGTCAGTGTTAGAAGggtaaataaacaaataaaataaaaga encodes the following:
- the LOC114168507 gene encoding uncharacterized protein LOC114168507; protein product: MAPHLWSCFSSKGSNRRDGIAERRVSTADVASESSRGGGGQGAVVVEMFSSQGCATSPEAELVLSRLGRGDFELEVPVVVLIFHVDYWDYVGWKDPFGSSQWTVRQKAYVEALGLDTIFTPQVVVQGKAHCIGNDENALIETITNAPRFPAPTLQATFTKPAPDSLQVSLTGALRTRVDGSGANVMVALYESGLVTDVPRGENKGRVVSNDYVVRKLEKLCTVKDISHKKTVSGTVNFPLWEGFNSSKCGLAVFVQDTSHQILGSQSFQLPEDI